The Desulfatiglans sp. DNA segment TGTCGCCGAGTGCGCAGGTGGGTTAAGGGGACTTAAATATGGCGTTACAGGCGATTATGTGCTGGGCTTGACTATCGTACTGCCAACAGGTGAGATTATTAGGACTGGCGTTGAGACCATGAAGGGTGTTGCAGGGTATGACCTCACAAGTCTTATTGTGGGCTCTGAGGGCACCCTTGCTGTTATTACATCCATAACACTTAAGCTGCTGCCCAAACCTGAAGCAAAAAAGAGCATGATTGTCTTTTTTGAGAGGATTGAGACAGCGGCCCGGACAGTATCAAACATAATCCGTGGAAAGGTAATACCTGCAACCCTGGAGTTCCTTGACAGGATGACCATAGAGTGTGTCCGCTCCCACATTAAATTCACAATACCGAATGGCACCGAGGCGATCCTGCTCATAGAGGTGGACGGCAGTGAAATGGTTGTTACTGAAGATGCGGAACGGGTTAAGGAGATATGCATGGGTTCCGGAGCTGCAGGGTTCAGGCTTGCCACAGGCAAAGAAGAGGTGGAAGAGATCTGGGGCGCGAGGAGAGAGGTATCAAACGCCATGCTCACCCTTAAACCTGGCAAGATAAGCGAGGATGTTGTTGTGCCCAGAAACCGCATACCTGATCTTGTCACATTCCTGGATGAGCTCAGTGTAAAATATGACCTGCCCATTCCTGCATATGGGCACGCAGGCGACGGCAATATGCATGTGAATATCCTTCTCGACAGCAATATTGCTGATGAAAAAAACCGGGGCGAGGCAGCAGTGAAAGAGCTTATGCAGAGGGTGATTGACCTTGGCGGCACCATCACAGGCGAACATGGCATAGGCATTACAAAGGCCATTTTCATGGAGATGGAGTTTTCAGGGGCCGCCATTAAACTTATGAAACAGATTAAAAGGGTCTTTGACCCTAACGATGTGCTTAATCCGGGCAAGATTTTTATTTAAAATATAGAGACAAAAAAATATGGACATCCTTTCCAGTATATTTCTTGGTGTAATACAGGGTCTTACAGAATTTTTACCTGTAAGCAGCTCAGGCCATCTTGTATTTTTTCAGAATCTTCTAGGGTTTAAAGAACCTGAGATATTATTTGATGTTGCGCTGCATCTCGGGACACTGCTTGCGGTATTTATATTTTTCAGGGCAGACCTGATGCTGATTGTTCTGGATATAAAGGGATACCTCTCTGATATCATATCAGGGAAGGAGACTGTCTCTTCAATAAAAAAGAGGCCACATGCACTTTTTGCCCTCTGGGTGATAATCGGCACCATACCTACCAGCATCATAGGTTTTCTATTCAAGGATATGCTTGAATCCCTGTTCGGAAAGGTGCAGCTTGTAGGTTTGATGATCATTGTAACAGGCATTATCGTTGGTATATCAAGGCTTATACCTCAGTCATACATGAAAAAAAACAGGCTGGGGTTTGTTTCTGCCATCCTCATAGGCATTGCCCAGGGGGTTGCTATAATACCGGGCATATCAAGATCAGGTTCAACAATTGTCTGCGGCCTTTTGTGCGGTATGGAGAGGGAACTTGCTGCCAGGTTTTCATTTCTATTATCCATTCCGGCCATACTGGGGGCACTGGTGGTTCAACTCTCATCCCATGAATTGCATACAATAGCCTTTACACCGATGATCACAGGTTTTATTGTTGCTGCAATATCCGGATTTCTGGCACTGAAGATACTGATGAAAATGGTAAAAAGGGGCAATTTATCCTGGTTTGCACCCTACTGCTGGCTGATAGGGCTTATAGTAATTTTTATATTCTAAAGGGTATTACCCGGTGGTATTAACAAGTCACATATCTGGCGTAGAGCCTTCTCAGGGTACTCATTGCATTAGGTGAATTCCGGTGTCTCTCATCCCCGGATAAAATAAACTCGCAGCCCGCCTTAAGGTCTTTACTCATGGCAACAGGGTTTGTCCAGATAACCCTTGAACGAAGTTCTACCCTCTCTTCTTCAGAGGCACAGAGCTCAATAACAAACTCTTTACCCTTGATGAATTCCCTTGTTGAAAGAAAATTTATGCCGCCCATGCATATATTAAGGCAGGGGAATTGTTTTATAAACGGCCTTAACAGAGAATCTCCCAGGCCACCCATTATCTTGACCTTGCATCCCGGGATTTCAAATCTCCTGTATTTTCTTCTTTCAATCAGTTCTGCCATATCTTAGAGGAGCCTCTTATGATCTTTTTTTGAATGATTTCAGATGATAGGTAAGAATACTTATTTATAATAAAATAATCAAGCCCGGTATATGGATCATGGCATTTTACCTGGTTTTCAATAAAAAAATTAGTTTCTTCATGAAAGCTGTCATTGTTCAGCTTTCAGCAAAAAGTATATAAAGCATGGACTTGGCTGATAGCTGAAAGCTTCATAAGGAAATAGTCATTTTCTTGAAATACACTTTCTAAAAGAAGTTTTGGCTTGACTAAGAGGCGCAGATGATTTATATAGAGACCATTTGTTCTCCATATAGATTCCATATCCATTAACAGGTGACATATGCCTGCAAATTACAAACGAGTCCCGGCTATTGATAAATCCTTTTCCATCCTGGAGTTGATTGCCCACGCGAGGCGCCCCCTTGGTTTCGCTGAAATCGTGAGAGAGCTCGGGCTGAACAAGAGTACTGTTTTTAATATCCTCTATACACTTAATGACCTCGGGGTACTGGACAAGGACTCTACCGGCCTTTTCCACCTGGGGTCAAGGCTCTTTGTGCTTGGCAATGCCGCTGCAAAGGGTTCTGAGCTAATCCAGACCGTGCACCCTTACCTGGTTAAGATTAATAGTGAATACAGGGTCTCCGCCTTCCTGGGTATATTGTCGGGCAGTGAAGTCATAATAATCGACAAGGCAGACATGGCACAGAAGGTAAAGATCTCCTCTGAAATAGGCATGAAGATCCCCCTCTTTGCAGGTGTGGCAGGCAAGGCGCTCCTCTCACAACTATCTGACCATGAGTTGGATGAAATACTTAAAGATTACCGGTTTAAAAAATACACCCCAAAGACAAATACAGAGAGGCGTGCAATCAAAAAGGAGATCATTAAGGTACGTGAAACGGACGTTGCCTATGACATGGAGGAATATATAGAGGGACTTGTTGCGGCGGCAGTGCCGATCAAGACCAACAGGGATGGGCTTCAGGCGACCATATGGGCGGTCGGGCTCAAGCAGGAATTTAAAAACAGTGCCCTGAAAAAGATTGTAGATTTTCTTATAAATACAGCGGATGAGATAAACAGCCGTTTTTCAGTGATAAAGTAACAGGGAGAGAAAATATACCTCTGCTGTTTTAAAGGTATAAATGAGTTCAGGGGGAAATAATGAGATATGCAGAGACAGGGGTAAATCTTGAGATAGACCTTGCGAGCGGTAACATCGAAAAGGTTGAAACAGACCCGATATTGATGGAAACCCTTCTTGGCGGGCTGGGCACCTGCATAAAGATACTATGGGACCGCACAACACCAAAGACAAAACCATTTGACCCTGAAAACCCGCTGATTTTCAGTAACGGGCTTCTTACCGGGACACCCGCAATCAGCGCCAACAGGACACTTGTGGTCACTATTTCTCCTGTAACAAACCTCATTGCATACCCTATGGGAGGGGGATTTTTCGGCCCTGAACTCAAGTATGCGGGGTATGACAAGATCATCCTAACCAATAAGTCACCGGGGTGGGTATATATCTGGATACATAATGACAGGGTGGAAATCAGGGATGCCACACACCTGCTGGGCACAGGCGCCATAGAGGTCCAGGATATGATACGGGAGGAGCTCAATGAACCCAACGCCCAGGTTGCGGCCATTGGTTCAGCAGGTGAGCATAGATCTTTGATCGCCTCCATTGAAATGGGCAGAGGCAGCGCAAGCAGGCTGGGCGCTGCCGCTATCATGGGGGATAAAAGGGTCAAGGCCATTGCTGTCAGGGGAACCAGGGATGTTAACCTGTATGATGGAGAGGCATTTGTTAAACACCTGAAGGAACTCAGGGACTATGTTAAAAACAGAAACGAAACCCCCCTCCCAACCAAAAATATCATGACAATACACACTGGTGTGGGTTCTCCCCAGGCCATGAAAATTGTTGATGAAAAATGGCACACAAACGGCTTTGCATGGGGTAACGCACGAAACCGGAGAAAAGATTTCTGGAGCGATGAGATAGAGGCAAAGTGGCGGGAGATACAGTACGGGGCGATTAAGAGATTCATAAGCTGTTTCAACTGCCCGCAGCAGTGCGGGGCATTAATCTGGCATGAGGATGATCCTCCATATATGGCCAAATGTTACTCAAAACTCTCATACCTCCTTGCGGCGATTGTGGATGATCAGCATTTCAGCTGGAAAATATGTTCAAAGGCATTCCGCTATGGCGTGGACTCTTTTTCAACGCCACAGGTGCTTGCCTTTGCTGTTGAACTCAGGGAGGCAGGGATCATTACAGAGGAAGATCTCGCAGGGACAGATGATTATCCCCCGTGTCCGCCACCTGAAAAAAAGGAGGAGGTCTTCTTCTGGCTCCTTGACCGGATCGGCAAGGGTGAAGGCATAGGCAGGATACTCTGTCTTGGCACAAAACAGGCAAGCGAAATAATAGGCAAGGGCGCAGAGGCATATGCCCATAACCTTATCAAGGGTGAAGAGCAGATGAATGTAAAACTGGGCATGCTTGACCCTCTCTATTTCCTGATGTTTTCTACCAATGAAAAACAGAGCATCCCCCAGATAGAGGGCAACTGGCCGCAGGAGGCCTTTCCTGATTATGAGGACAGGGTTGAATGGGTTAATGACTGGCCCCACCTCCCGCATGAAAGGTTTAAAAAGTATTTTCTGGACTGGGACCCTAAAGGGGGAAAGAATGCAGCCCCCTATTACCCCACCCCTTATATTGCATCCGAGATAGTGGACTGGATGGAAGAGACCCACAATTATGATGACTCACTCGGGATATGCTGTGGTATGGGCGGGTTCTGTCTCAAGCCGGCCTATCATGTCCAGAACTACTGTAAGTTCGTCTCAGCGGCAACAGGCATGGAGCTTGATCAATACAAATTAAGGAAGATAATACACAGGAGCCGCAACCTGCACAGGGCCTTTAATATAAGGAGAGGCATGACAAGGGCAGATGAAAAGCCGCCTCAAAACCACTGGAAATACCGCTTCCCGGAACTCGAGGAAGAGCTTCTCACAACCTATTATGATTACAAGGGATGGAATTTTGATGGCGTCCCAACCCGCGCAAGGCTTGAGGAGCTTGATCTTGGTTACGTGGCTGACGAGCTTGAAACACTGGGGCTTCTTAAAAAGGTCGAACCTCCTACTCCTCACGAGATGGAAGTGATGAATAAAATTCGCAAAGAAAAATGGGGATACTGATAATATTACCTTGCATTAGGGATAAAAATAAAAATGGCAAAAATTAAAAAAACAGTAAAAAGGATAAAGGTTGATGCTGACCTGTGCAACGGCTGCAGGACATGTGAGTTAATGTGTTCAGCATATCATTCCAAGCCCAAATACAGCATCGTGAATCCTGCCAGAGCACGAATCCAGATCATTCGTGACCCCTTAAAGGACATATGGCTTCCGGTATTTGCGGGTGAATACACCCCCAGCGAATGCAGCGGGAGGATAATCTATAACATTGATGATAAGACCTATGAGGAGTGCGCATTCTGCAGGGCTGCATGCCCCTCGCGCGGCAGATTCACAGAGCCTGATTCCGGCCTTCCCCTTGCGTGTGACATGTGCCAGGATGACCCTTCACTAAAAACGCCCGTATGTGTGGAATGGTGTATCCGCGATGTCCTGACATATGAGGAAGAGGAGGTGGAGGTTGAAGAAGAGGAAATCAAGCGGGATGAAATGAGGATCGGACTTAAGGCCCTTGCAGACAAATACGGGTTTAATGAACTGATGGATGCGGTGACAAGGATGTCACACCGCAGTGAATCCTGAGGATCACTGGGATCAGGATGTTGATAATTGGAGAAAAGCATTGGAAACTGTGACCCCATTGGGTGAGATAATAGAAGTTATAAAAAAGAGCGGAGGGGATGCCTTCAGGCGATGTTTTCAGTGCGGCCTGTGCGACAGTCTCTGCCCCTGGAACAGTGTAAGGGATTTCAGCATGCGCATGCTTGTAAGAGAGGCTGCCTTCGGGCTTACTGATATCGGGTCTGAAGAGATATGGCTCTGCACCACATGCGGGAGATGCCCGGCTGAATGCCCGAGGGATGTAAGGCAAATAGAATCAGGCGTGGCCTTAAGAAGGATAGCCTGTGAATACAATATATTTCCTGACACAGCAAGACCTTTAAGAGGGATCAGCGCCAGCCTCACAGCAGAAGGAAACCCCCTTAATGAAAAAAGAGAGAACCGCGCAGCATGGACAGAAGGCATTTCAGTTAAGCCATTTACAGAGGATACTGAATACCTCTATTTTACCGGCTGCTACCTGAGCTATGATCCGAGACTTAAAAAGGTGGCAAGAGCAACAGCCAGTATCCTTAACAGGGCCGGGGTGGATTACGGGATACTGGGCACAAAGGAGAACTGCTGTGGTGAAAGCGTCCGCAAGACCGGAGATGAAGGGCTTTTCAAAAAACTGGCAAGGGAAAATATTAAGAGCTTTATTGAAAATGGCGTGAAAAAGATTATCGTTTCATCACCCCACTGCTATCATACATTTAAAAACGAATACCCTGAGTTCATGGTTAACTTTGAAATCATCCATATAACCCAGTTGATTGACAGGTTGATCAAGGATGGAAAACTCTGCCTCATAAAGGAATATAATAAAAGGATCACGTATCATGACCCCTGTTATCTGGGAAGGCACAACAATATCTATGATGAACCAAGAGAGATTTTAAAAAGGATCAGTGGCGCTGTTTTTATAGAGCTGCCTGAATCCCGTGATAAAAGCCTCTGCTGCGGCGGGGGCGGGGGAAGGATATGGATGGAGACACCAAAGGGGGAGAGGTTTTCCGATATCAGGGTCAGGGAGGCTATTGATACTGGTTCGGAGATTATTGTTACTGCATGCCCATACTGCATAACCAATTTTGAAGACAGCAGGCTGACCCTGAATGTTGAGGATAAAATAAGGGTAATGGATATAACTGAAATAATTCAGGAAGTGATATAATGTTACACAACTATGGCGATGTAATGGTCGTGGGCGGGGGTATCAGCGGCATCCAGGCAGCCCTTGACCTGGCCACTTCCGGTTTCAAGGTCTGGCTTGTGGATAAATCCCCAACCATAGGCGGACACATGGCCCTGCTTGACAAGACCTTTCCGACAAACGACTGTTCAATGTGTATAGAATCCCCCAAGTTCATAGAATGTGACAGGCACCCGAATATCGAGATCCTCACATATACTGAAGTGGAAAAGGTGGAGGGGAGCGCTGGCAACTTTGAGATTACCCTTATAAAAAGGCCGAGATATATAGATGAAAAGAGATGCACAGGCTGCACTGCCTGCGTGGAATACTGCCCCATAAATTACCCTGATCAATTCAACCAGGAGATATCGGTCAACAAGGCCATCCATATCTACTTTGCCCAGGCGGTTCCGCTTGTTACTTATATTGATGAAAGCTGCCTTTATCTCAAGGAAGGCAAATGCAGGATATGTGAAAGGGTATGCGGCTCAGATGCAATAGATTTCAATCAGAGGCCGGAACGAAGGACGATAAAAGTGGGGGCTGTTATCCTTGCCCCTGGGATCGAGGCATATGACCCCTCGGTAAGAAAGGAATATCACTATGGTGATTTCGCTAATGTGGTCACAGCGCTTGACTTTGAACGCCTGCTCTGTGCAACAGGCCCGTACGGGGGTGAGATACTAAGGCCCACGGATAAAAAGCACCCGCATAAAATTGCATGGATACAGTGCGTCGGCTCAAGGAGGGTTACAAATGGGGATAACAGCTACTGTTCATCTGTATGCTGCACCTATACCCAGAAACAGGTGATCCTTACCAAAGGCCATGACCCTGGGGTTGAGTGCACTATATTTCACAATGATATAAGGTCATTCGGAAAAGACTTTGAACGGTTTTACCAGAGGGCTATGTATCTTGACGATGTCCGCTTCATTCGAAGCTACCCATCCATTGTCAGCGAGAACCCTGAAAACCGAAATGTGACCTTGAGATACGCAACAGATAATGAGGGGGTAAAAGAGGAAGAGTTTGATATGGTGGTGCTTTCTGTTGGCCTTACACCCCCTTCAGGCATGAAGGGGCTGGCAAAGATATTTGGTATTGAACTTAACCAGCACGGTTTCTGCTTGACCAATCCGATTAACCCAATGGAGACCTCACGGAAAGGCATTTTCACAAGCGGGGCTATCACCGGGCCAATGGACATACCCGAATCTGTAGTAACTGCGAGCGGGGCTGGTTCCCTGTGCGGTGAACTGCTAAACTATCAGAGGGGCGAACTTGCGAGAGAGAGGGTCTACCCTCATGAAAGGGATTGTTCAGGCGAAATACCAAGGGTCGGCGTATATGTGTGTCATTGCGGCGCAAATATAGGGAAGGTTGTTGATATCCCCTCAACCGTTGAATATGCCCTGACTTTACCCAATGTGGTTCATGCGGAAGAAAGCCTCTTTATCTGTTCTACAGATGCCGCGAAAAGCCTGGCAGCATCCATCAGTGAAAAGAGATTAAACCGCGTTGTTGTTGCGGCCTGTACACCCAGGACCCATGAGCCCCTGTTCAGGGATACCCTGAGAGAGGCAGGGATTAATCAGTATTATTTTGAATTCGCCAATATCCGCGAGCATTGTTCCTGGGTGCATTCAAGGGAAAAGGAGGCAGCAACACAAAAGGCAAAGGACCTCATAAGGATGTCGGTTGCAAGGGCCTGTAAACTTGAGCCACTTAATGAATTTGATCTGCCTGTTAACAAAAAAACACTTGTAGTGGGGGGAGGGATAGCGGGCATGACTAGCGCCCTTTCGCTCGCTAACCAGGGTTATCAGGTCTACCTGGTGGAAAAGGCGGAAGAGCTGGGAGGCACTGCAAAAAGGCTTTTTTTCACCCTTGAGGGCATGGATGTACAGGCTCATTTGAAAGAGCTGATCAATAAAGTTCACTCACACCCCCTGATACACATATTCAAGAAGGCGGTGATAACAGGGTCAACAGGTTATGTAGGTAATTTCACCACAAAAATCAGATCAGGGTTCGGCGACTCTGAAATAAATCACGGTGTCACGATCATTGCTACTGGAGCAGATGAATACAGGCCAACTGAATATTTATATGGAGATGATGACCGGGTAATTACCCAACTGGAGCTTGAACAAAGGATTTTTGAGGACGACAAAAATATAACTGAAGCAGGCAGCATTGTGATGATCCAGTGTGTCGGGTGCCGGAATGATGTAAGAAATTATTGCAGCAGGGTATGCTGCACTCAGGCAATCAAAAATGCCCTCCGGATCAGGGAGGTTAATCCAGAGGCTGATATCAGCATCCTGTTCAGGGATATGAGAAGTTACCGGTTTAGCGAGGACTATTACAGGAAGGCGTCTGATATGGATATAAGGTTTATCCGCTACGAACCGGATGCCCCCCCTGAGGCTAAGGCCTTTACAGAAAATGGAAAAAAGGGGTTAAGAATAACAGCGCCTGATTATATACTTAATAAAAGGATTGCCCTTGATGCTGATCTTCTTGTTTTGTCCGCTGCTGTTGTTCCATCGCCCGCAGGCAAAGAGACAGCCCGCATGTTCAAGCTCACCCTTGGCCCGGATGGTTTTTTCCAGGAGGCACATGTAAAATTAAGGCCGGTCGATTTTGCTGCAGAAGGTGTTTATCTCTGCGGGATGGCCCATTACCCAAAACATATAACAGAGACTATCAGCCAGGCATACGGTGCAGCAGGCCGTGCTGTTGCGCTGTTATCGCATGATACTGTAGTAGCTTCAGGGTCGGTTTGCACAGTTTATGAAGATAAATGCATATCATGCGGGGCATGCATAAAGGCATGTACATACGGCGCCATCAGCTTTGTTGAGACCCTGAAAGGGAAGAAGGCGAGGGTAAACCCGGTGCTCTGCAAGGGTGACGGCCTGTGTAACGCAAAATGCCCGGCAGGGGCTATCTCGCTTAAGCACTTTACTGATGAAGAGATATTTGCACAGATAGATGCGGCGGAGTAACACGGTTTGAGATGTACGGTTTCAGGTTTAAGGTGTATGGCTTGAGGTTACTCCTCATCATGCATGTTTTATGGTTTTCGTAGGGTCGGGGTTTACCCCCGACCAGATACGCATACAGGGTTCATATGTTTAAATTGATATTGGAGATAAAAATAATTGAACGCATCCACAAATTTTAAACCAAAGATAATAGGCTTTTTATGCAACTGGTGCTGCTACGGGGGCGCTGACCTCTGTGGTGTATCCCGATTTCAGTACCCGCCCTATATCCGGGTTATAAGGGTTATGTGCGCAGGACGTGTAGACCCTGCCTTTGTGCTGAGGGCATTTGAGCGGGGCATGGACGGGGTGTTCATTGGCGGGTGCCACTTTAATGACTGCCACTATAATACAGAGGGCAATTATGATGCCTTCAGTATGGTGCAGATCATGAAAAGACTTCTTGGACATATTGGGATTAACCCTGAAAGATTAAGGCTTGAATGGGTATCTGCCGGAGAGGGAACAAGATTTGCAGAGATAATGAATGAATATGGAAACAAAATACTTGCGATGGGGCCATTGGGTATTGAGGGCGATAAGGGGATGGATGAACTGAGGTCAAGGATTGCTACAGTGACAGGGCTTATCCCGTATATTAAAGAGGTAGAAAGAAAACATATGAGGATCAAGGAAAAGTCTGAAAAGGCATACAGAGAATTTTTTGAAAGTGAAAGGTTTGAAAAAACTTATAAAGATTACATTGAACCGAAACTGGATCACACTTAAATATTCCCCTACGTCATTCCCCGACCCCGATCGGGGAATCCAGCTTTAGCCTTTGAGGCACCCTGTAATTTCGCAACAATCACTAAACAATTCTAATCCCGTGTTTTTGAATTTCATTAGCTAAAGGATTATTGGCAGCAAAGGTTTCTTCCAAAAAAGGATAAGGCTCAATACGGTCATCAATTTGTGCGGCAATACGCATAAGAGACACTCTTTCTTCAAATAGATCATCTGAATAATCGGTTAAAATAACAGCAATATCAATATCGCTCCATTTTGAAGCCACCCCTTTGGCATAGGAACCATACAGGTATGCCGATTTTATCCTGTGCGATTGTCCGGCTTCTTCAATGAATTTTCGGATAGTCATCTCTATTGAAGCTGGGATT contains these protein-coding regions:
- a CDS encoding CoB--CoM heterodisulfide reductase iron-sulfur subunit A family protein; this translates as MLHNYGDVMVVGGGISGIQAALDLATSGFKVWLVDKSPTIGGHMALLDKTFPTNDCSMCIESPKFIECDRHPNIEILTYTEVEKVEGSAGNFEITLIKRPRYIDEKRCTGCTACVEYCPINYPDQFNQEISVNKAIHIYFAQAVPLVTYIDESCLYLKEGKCRICERVCGSDAIDFNQRPERRTIKVGAVILAPGIEAYDPSVRKEYHYGDFANVVTALDFERLLCATGPYGGEILRPTDKKHPHKIAWIQCVGSRRVTNGDNSYCSSVCCTYTQKQVILTKGHDPGVECTIFHNDIRSFGKDFERFYQRAMYLDDVRFIRSYPSIVSENPENRNVTLRYATDNEGVKEEEFDMVVLSVGLTPPSGMKGLAKIFGIELNQHGFCLTNPINPMETSRKGIFTSGAITGPMDIPESVVTASGAGSLCGELLNYQRGELARERVYPHERDCSGEIPRVGVYVCHCGANIGKVVDIPSTVEYALTLPNVVHAEESLFICSTDAAKSLAASISEKRLNRVVVAACTPRTHEPLFRDTLREAGINQYYFEFANIREHCSWVHSREKEAATQKAKDLIRMSVARACKLEPLNEFDLPVNKKTLVVGGGIAGMTSALSLANQGYQVYLVEKAEELGGTAKRLFFTLEGMDVQAHLKELINKVHSHPLIHIFKKAVITGSTGYVGNFTTKIRSGFGDSEINHGVTIIATGADEYRPTEYLYGDDDRVITQLELEQRIFEDDKNITEAGSIVMIQCVGCRNDVRNYCSRVCCTQAIKNALRIREVNPEADISILFRDMRSYRFSEDYYRKASDMDIRFIRYEPDAPPEAKAFTENGKKGLRITAPDYILNKRIALDADLLVLSAAVVPSPAGKETARMFKLTLGPDGFFQEAHVKLRPVDFAAEGVYLCGMAHYPKHITETISQAYGAAGRAVALLSHDTVVASGSVCTVYEDKCISCGACIKACTYGAISFVETLKGKKARVNPVLCKGDGLCNAKCPAGAISLKHFTDEEIFAQIDAAE
- a CDS encoding IclR family transcriptional regulator, whose product is MPANYKRVPAIDKSFSILELIAHARRPLGFAEIVRELGLNKSTVFNILYTLNDLGVLDKDSTGLFHLGSRLFVLGNAAAKGSELIQTVHPYLVKINSEYRVSAFLGILSGSEVIIIDKADMAQKVKISSEIGMKIPLFAGVAGKALLSQLSDHELDEILKDYRFKKYTPKTNTERRAIKKEIIKVRETDVAYDMEEYIEGLVAAAVPIKTNRDGLQATIWAVGLKQEFKNSALKKIVDFLINTADEINSRFSVIK
- a CDS encoding undecaprenyl-diphosphate phosphatase, whose product is MDILSSIFLGVIQGLTEFLPVSSSGHLVFFQNLLGFKEPEILFDVALHLGTLLAVFIFFRADLMLIVLDIKGYLSDIISGKETVSSIKKRPHALFALWVIIGTIPTSIIGFLFKDMLESLFGKVQLVGLMIIVTGIIVGISRLIPQSYMKKNRLGFVSAILIGIAQGVAIIPGISRSGSTIVCGLLCGMERELAARFSFLLSIPAILGALVVQLSSHELHTIAFTPMITGFIVAAISGFLALKILMKMVKRGNLSWFAPYCWLIGLIVIFIF
- a CDS encoding aldehyde dehydrogenase yields the protein MRYAETGVNLEIDLASGNIEKVETDPILMETLLGGLGTCIKILWDRTTPKTKPFDPENPLIFSNGLLTGTPAISANRTLVVTISPVTNLIAYPMGGGFFGPELKYAGYDKIILTNKSPGWVYIWIHNDRVEIRDATHLLGTGAIEVQDMIREELNEPNAQVAAIGSAGEHRSLIASIEMGRGSASRLGAAAIMGDKRVKAIAVRGTRDVNLYDGEAFVKHLKELRDYVKNRNETPLPTKNIMTIHTGVGSPQAMKIVDEKWHTNGFAWGNARNRRKDFWSDEIEAKWREIQYGAIKRFISCFNCPQQCGALIWHEDDPPYMAKCYSKLSYLLAAIVDDQHFSWKICSKAFRYGVDSFSTPQVLAFAVELREAGIITEEDLAGTDDYPPCPPPEKKEEVFFWLLDRIGKGEGIGRILCLGTKQASEIIGKGAEAYAHNLIKGEEQMNVKLGMLDPLYFLMFSTNEKQSIPQIEGNWPQEAFPDYEDRVEWVNDWPHLPHERFKKYFLDWDPKGGKNAAPYYPTPYIASEIVDWMEETHNYDDSLGICCGMGGFCLKPAYHVQNYCKFVSAATGMELDQYKLRKIIHRSRNLHRAFNIRRGMTRADEKPPQNHWKYRFPELEEELLTTYYDYKGWNFDGVPTRARLEELDLGYVADELETLGLLKKVEPPTPHEMEVMNKIRKEKWGY
- a CDS encoding (Fe-S)-binding protein; the protein is METVTPLGEIIEVIKKSGGDAFRRCFQCGLCDSLCPWNSVRDFSMRMLVREAAFGLTDIGSEEIWLCTTCGRCPAECPRDVRQIESGVALRRIACEYNIFPDTARPLRGISASLTAEGNPLNEKRENRAAWTEGISVKPFTEDTEYLYFTGCYLSYDPRLKKVARATASILNRAGVDYGILGTKENCCGESVRKTGDEGLFKKLARENIKSFIENGVKKIIVSSPHCYHTFKNEYPEFMVNFEIIHITQLIDRLIKDGKLCLIKEYNKRITYHDPCYLGRHNNIYDEPREILKRISGAVFIELPESRDKSLCCGGGGGRIWMETPKGERFSDIRVREAIDTGSEIIVTACPYCITNFEDSRLTLNVEDKIRVMDITEIIQEVI
- a CDS encoding (4Fe-4S)-binding protein; this translates as MAKIKKTVKRIKVDADLCNGCRTCELMCSAYHSKPKYSIVNPARARIQIIRDPLKDIWLPVFAGEYTPSECSGRIIYNIDDKTYEECAFCRAACPSRGRFTEPDSGLPLACDMCQDDPSLKTPVCVEWCIRDVLTYEEEEVEVEEEEIKRDEMRIGLKALADKYGFNELMDAVTRMSHRSES
- a CDS encoding hydrogenase iron-sulfur subunit; protein product: MNASTNFKPKIIGFLCNWCCYGGADLCGVSRFQYPPYIRVIRVMCAGRVDPAFVLRAFERGMDGVFIGGCHFNDCHYNTEGNYDAFSMVQIMKRLLGHIGINPERLRLEWVSAGEGTRFAEIMNEYGNKILAMGPLGIEGDKGMDELRSRIATVTGLIPYIKEVERKHMRIKEKSEKAYREFFESERFEKTYKDYIEPKLDHT
- a CDS encoding FAD-binding protein — its product is MIPYNALAELKKILKPGALLTIASDLEEFSTDSTKMRFMPDAVAFPSSSEEISEIFKLANRIYFPIIPRGGGSGKSGGALPVKGGLVLSMERFNRIINIDTDNLIAHVEPFVITEVFQQEVEKAGLFYPPDPASADVSTIGGNVAECAGGLRGLKYGVTGDYVLGLTIVLPTGEIIRTGVETMKGVAGYDLTSLIVGSEGTLAVITSITLKLLPKPEAKKSMIVFFERIETAARTVSNIIRGKVIPATLEFLDRMTIECVRSHIKFTIPNGTEAILLIEVDGSEMVVTEDAERVKEICMGSGAAGFRLATGKEEVEEIWGARREVSNAMLTLKPGKISEDVVVPRNRIPDLVTFLDELSVKYDLPIPAYGHAGDGNMHVNILLDSNIADEKNRGEAAVKELMQRVIDLGGTITGEHGIGITKAIFMEMEFSGAAIKLMKQIKRVFDPNDVLNPGKIFI
- a CDS encoding nucleotidyltransferase domain-containing protein; protein product: MDKIPASIEMTIRKFIEEAGQSHRIKSAYLYGSYAKGVASKWSDIDIAVILTDYSDDLFEERVSLMRIAAQIDDRIEPYPFLEETFAANNPLANEIQKHGIRIV